The proteins below come from a single Rhodothermaceae bacterium genomic window:
- a CDS encoding DUF3276 family protein, translating to MNDDYGHDSGDWEGAPHSGSGSRYRDEVFSRRVPAGRRTYFFDVKATRSGEDFFIVITESKRVGEHRHEKHKIFVYKEDFTKFMKGLYEAMEDVRTERLPDYEFYGYPSVDFPPRDDDST from the coding sequence ATGAACGACGACTATGGACATGACAGTGGCGATTGGGAGGGTGCGCCGCATTCAGGCAGCGGATCTCGCTATCGCGACGAAGTATTTTCGAGGAGGGTCCCGGCGGGACGACGTACGTACTTCTTTGATGTGAAGGCAACCCGATCTGGTGAAGACTTTTTTATCGTCATCACCGAGAGCAAGCGGGTTGGTGAGCATCGTCACGAGAAACACAAGATCTTCGTGTATAAGGAAGACTTCACTAAGTTCATGAAGGGCTTGTACGAGGCAATGGAGGATGTACGGACCGAGCGTCTACCGGACTACGAGTTTTATGGCTATCCGTCTGTTGATTTCCCACCCAGGGACGACGACAGCACGTAG
- the hisD gene encoding histidinol dehydrogenase yields the protein MIRLIAPDQWRRKPISLDSALEVRVAKVIKKVMEHGDVALLDYTSQFDRVGLTSISVPSAALESAWVEAESAWQHAFQDAANNIRRFHARQRRESWYVDDGDRVRLGQRILPVDAAGLYVPGGTAAYPSSVLMTAIPAQVAGVGDLYLASPPDPSTGLPRREVLAAAYMLGIENVFAVGGAQAIAAFAFGTESVPRVDKIVGPGSAYVTAAKKLVYGHVDIDSLAGPSELVVLADATARPDWIAHDLLAQAEHDELACAILVTPDEAIAKAVCQALETFLPLISRRDIATSALKEHGAAIITSSMEEAIHTVNTIAPEHLELMVADSWEVLEKIRHAGAVFIGPWSPEVVGDYYAGPNHVLPTGGAARFSSALGVDDFVRRQSVISYSERRLGVVADDIALMARSEGLDAHARSVKARMKD from the coding sequence ATGATCCGCTTGATTGCGCCAGATCAATGGAGACGAAAGCCAATAAGCTTGGATTCTGCATTGGAGGTGCGCGTAGCCAAGGTGATCAAGAAGGTCATGGAGCACGGCGATGTGGCTCTACTTGATTACACGAGCCAGTTTGACCGTGTCGGACTCACGTCCATCTCCGTACCCTCTGCGGCATTAGAGTCGGCTTGGGTAGAAGCCGAATCGGCTTGGCAGCACGCATTTCAGGATGCCGCCAATAATATACGCCGGTTCCATGCGAGGCAGCGCCGCGAGAGTTGGTATGTGGACGACGGAGATCGTGTCCGTCTGGGTCAGCGCATCTTACCGGTGGATGCTGCGGGCTTGTATGTCCCTGGTGGAACCGCTGCATACCCATCCAGTGTATTGATGACCGCCATCCCTGCTCAGGTGGCAGGAGTCGGCGACCTGTATCTTGCAAGTCCTCCTGATCCTTCTACCGGGCTACCTCGGCGGGAGGTTTTGGCTGCCGCATATATGTTGGGAATTGAAAACGTGTTTGCGGTCGGCGGAGCACAGGCCATTGCTGCATTCGCATTCGGAACAGAGTCCGTCCCGCGGGTGGACAAGATCGTAGGCCCGGGCAGCGCATATGTTACGGCAGCCAAAAAGCTAGTTTATGGCCATGTGGATATTGATAGTCTTGCCGGTCCCAGCGAGTTAGTGGTTCTGGCCGATGCCACTGCCAGACCAGACTGGATTGCGCATGACCTTCTTGCCCAGGCCGAACACGACGAACTAGCCTGTGCAATCCTTGTAACCCCTGATGAGGCGATTGCGAAGGCCGTTTGTCAGGCACTTGAAACATTTCTGCCGCTGATTTCGCGAAGGGATATAGCTACTTCGGCCTTGAAGGAACATGGTGCGGCGATCATCACTTCTTCGATGGAGGAAGCAATTCACACGGTGAATACTATTGCTCCAGAGCATTTGGAGCTCATGGTTGCAGATTCATGGGAGGTTTTGGAGAAGATTCGGCATGCGGGTGCCGTCTTCATTGGTCCGTGGTCCCCGGAGGTGGTTGGAGATTACTATGCAGGTCCGAATCATGTATTGCCTACAGGGGGAGCCGCGAGATTTTCCTCCGCCTTGGGAGTTGATGATTTTGTTCGGCGACAGAGTGTGATCAGCTACAGTGAACGGCGTTTAGGGGTCGTAGCCGATGATATTGCTCTAATGGCACGTAGTGAAGGGCTTGATGCTCACGCGCGCAGCGTAAAAGCTCGCATGAAAGACTGA